In the Coriobacteriia bacterium genome, CGCCGTGAGTTCTGGCGCATCATCGCCGGGCTGCACCGCGCGGGCAAGACGGTGCTGGTGGCCACGCCGTACATGGACGAGGCCGAGCGCTGCACCGAGATCGCCTTCATGGACGGCGGCCGAATCCTTCAGCAGGGCACACCCGCCGAGATCAAGGCGCTTGTACCGGGTACACTCTTCGAGGTCGCGGCTCCCGAGCCTCGTGCGGCATTGGCTGCGGTCGCAGGCGAGCCGCACGTTGCCTCGGCGCACCTCTACGGCGAGGTTGTCCGTGTGCTGTGGGCCGGTGGCACCGAGGGCGCCGAGGAACTCCGCGGCACGCTGCGTGCTGCGGACGTGACCGTCACCGGCGTGCAGCCGGTGCGTGTCGACATGGAAGCCGCGTTCGCGTTCCTTGCCGAGGAGGCTGACGCGCGATGAAGTCCGCTGCCGTTCGCATCGGCGCGATCGCACGCAAGGAGTTCAAGCATCTCATTCGCGATCCGCGCATTCTGGCGGCCGTGCTCATCGTCCCAATCGTGCAGCTGCTGCTGTTCGCCTACGCCATCAGCTTCGACGTGAAGAACGTCCCGACGGTGGTACTCGATCAGGACAAGACGCCGGCGAGCCGACAATACGTGCAGGCCTACCAGTCCTCCGAGTTCTTCAACGTGCTGGGTGAAGTCGCAGACCTCTCCGCGGTCGACCGGCAGTTCGACCGCAATCTGGCTCGCATCGCCGTGGTCATCCCCTCCGGGTTCGAGCGCGCGCTCGCCTCGGGTGAGAAGGCGCAGGTCGCCGTGCTCATCGATGGCAGCGAGCCCAATTCGGCGCAGATCGGGCAGGCCTACACGGTCGCTCTCAACCGGGTTTACGGCCAGAAGATGCTCTTCGCTTGGGCTGACAGACAGGGCCTCGACGTGACGCAGTTCGGGCAGCTGCAAGCCCAGGTGCGAACCTGGTACAACCCCGAAAAGCGCTCGTCGGACTTCCTGATTCCTGGGCTCATGGTGGTCATCATCATGATCGTGACCGTGCAGCAGACGGCAGTCACGCTCGTACGCGAGCGGGACCAGGGCACGCAGGAACAGCTGGCGGTCAGCCCGCTTCGCCGAGTCGAACTGATGGTCGGCAAACTTCTGCCATGGACAGTGCTTGCGTTCCTCGATATGGGAGCGATCACTGCCGTCGGGATCGGTGTGTTCGGCGTTCCTCTGCGCGGAAGTGTGGCCTTCCTCTCCGTTTCCGCGATCGTATTCGTGGCCGCAGCCCTAGGCATGGGACTGATCATCTCCGCACTCGCCCCGTCGCTTGAGACCGCCAACATCACAGCACTGCTCATCTCCTTCCTGCCGGCGTTCATGCTGTCGGGCTTCGCCTTCCCGCTCGAATCGATACCGCGCGTACTCCAGTGGGTGAGCTACGCCTTTCCGGGCCGCTACATGATCGCGATTTCACGCGGCGTCTTCCTGAAAGGTGCCGGCTTCGCCGAGCTCTGGCCGCAGTTGCTCTACCTCTCGATCTTCGCGATCGTGGTCACCACAATCGCATCCGTCCTCTACGGGAGGCGGTCGCAGTGAGCCTGAAGCGCATTCGCCTTCTCATCTGGAAAGAGTTCGTTCAGCTTCGCCGAGACCCCCTGCTGCTGAGGCTTCTTCTCCTGATGCCGGTCGCCCAGCTCATCTTTTTCGGCTATGTGGTCGCCGCCGACGTGCGCAATCTCCCCACGGCCGTCGTCGATCTGGATCACAGCTCAGTATCGCGCCAACTTGAGTCCTCCTTCTCCAGTTCCGGCTACTTCGTCATCAAGGCCCACCCGGCCGCCGAAGGCGACCTCCAACCACTGCTCGACCGGGGCGACATCGCGGTTGCGCTGGTCATCCCGGAAGGCACGCAAGCGCGGATCGACCGGGGCGAGACGGCGTCCATCGGCATCATCGTCGATGGGTCTGACAGCAAGACGGCGTCGGTGGGCAGCAGCTACGCGGCGCAGATCGTGGCGGCGTTCAACCAGGAGCGCATCGCCGCCCAAGGCATCACCCTCTCGGCACCGGGAATCGACGCACGAGTCCGCGTGGTGTTCAACCCGACGCTGCGCGCCGTCAACACGATGATCCCAGGACTCATCGCGGCGATCCTCATGATCTCGATGATGGCGATCATGTCGCAGGCGGTCGTGCGCGAGCGGGAGCGCGGCACGCTCGAGCAGATGTTCGTCACGCCGATCGGCCGCGGCGAGTACCTGATCGGCAAGGTCACGCCCTACATGATCATCGCCGTCGCACAGATGGCGCTCGTCGCACTCATCGGCCGTTACTGGTTCCGAGTACCTTTCAACGGCCAACTCGCAGTGGTGATCGTGGGACTCGGCCTGTTCATGCTCACGTCGGTCGGTCTCGGGTTGTTGGTGTCTTTGGTTTCGCGCACCCGTCAACAGGCTCAGCAGACGGTTATGTTCATCCTGATCCCCACAATGGTCCTCTCTGGCTTCATCTTCCCCATCGAGTCGATGCCGGCGGAAGTGGTACCCCTCACCTACCTGATCCCGCTCCGTTACGCGCTGACCGTGCTTCGCGGGGCGTTCGTCAAGGGCAGCGGCTTCGAGGCTCTTGCCGTGCCGCTGATCGCGATGACGGTATTCTCGGCCGTCATCTTCTGCGCAGCTATTGTGGCGACCCGCAAACGGCTGTCGGAATAGGAGCGGCAACGCACATGACCCCAGCGACGAACAACTTGCATGGCACGACACCGAATCCCGAAGCAGCCATCTCGGTCCGAGGCCTCACCAAGAGATTTGGCCGATTCACGGCGGTCGACGGCATCGATTTCGATGTAGCCCGCGGCGAGGTCTTCGGCTTCCTCGGCCCCAATGGCTGCGGCAAGACCACCACCATTCGTATGCTCACCGGCACGATCGCGCCGCAGTCCGGAAGCGCACTGGTCCTCGGCGACGACGTTATCGCGAAGCCAGAGCGCGTGAAGCGGCGCATTGGTTACATGTCGCAGAAGTTCGCTCTCTTCGAAGACATGACCGTCGACGAGAACTTGCGTTTCTACGCCGGCGTCTACGACCTCCCTGCCGAGAAGTTCGCATCCCGGCGCGCTTACGTGCTGGAAATGGCCGATCTCATCGGCCGCGAAAGCGAACTCACGGCGAACCTCTCCGTGGGTTGGCGTCAACGCCTCGCACTGGGAGCGGCGACGATCCACGAACCGGAACTCCTGTTCCTCGACGAGCCCACCAGCGGCGTCGATCCTGTCGCGCGGCGGCAGTTCTGGGACCTGCTTTACGACCTCGCGAGCAAGGGCACCACGCTCTTCGTGACCACGCACTACATGGAGGAAGCCAGCCATTGCAACCGCCTCGCCTTCATCTACCGCGGCCGAATCATCGCCGAAGGCACGCCCCACGAGATTCGCACCGACTTCATGATGCAGCGCATCCTCGAAGTCGCCGTCGGAGACACGGATTCGGTGCTCGAATGGCTCGAAACTGCCGAGGGAGTCGAGGAAGCGTACTTGTCCGGAGCGCTGCTACACGCCGTCATCGCCGAGGAGATACGAGGCGACGGCCCCTCCTCGGCAGCCGCGTTCGCAGACCGGCTACACGATGCGGGATTCGTTGACGCGCGAGTCGCGACTGTAGAACCCACAATTGAGGACGTGTTCGTGAACCTGGTTTCCCGCGAGAGGGCTGCGTCGGGGCCCTAGGCTTCGCGCAGCGCCGCTTGGGTGGATCCCGCTGCTGCTACAAGTACCCCACCGACGCCGAGGGCTGCGGCCAGCCAGGCTATGGGCATCCTCTCGGCAAGGGCACCAACGATGACGGTTCCTAATACCATTGCAATGCGCGTCAGTGTGGTGATCGCAGCCATGACTCTGCCTCGCACGGCTTCGTTGGAATGCGTCTGGTACAACGTCGTTGCCGGGATGAAGAAGTACATGTTCGCGATACCTGCGGCCAGAAGAAACGCCATAGCGATCCAGATGTTGTAGGCCAAGGCGACCAGCCCCACCGCGACACCCATTCCGGCCACGCCGCTCAAGAACTTCGTGCCCGCCCGGCCCATGCCGCCTCGTGCGATCAGGACTGACCCTGCCAAGATACCAACAGCGATCGCGGCATCGAGCATCGCAAGACCCGTGGCCCCAGCCTGATAGCGTTCAAGTGCAAGGGCGTAGCATAGGGCGACCGACGCCTGCCCAAGCATGGCTGTGAACACGTAGAAGCCGGAGAGCTCCCGAAGGAGGTCGTGATGCCAGATCGAGCGCAATCCCTCGGTCAGCTCGGCATAGATGCCGACATGGGGGAGAGGTGCGGCCACTACCGGCCTGCGATGACGGATGAGGCTGATGCACACCGCCGAGAAGGCGAATGTCGCCGCATCGATCCCAAAGGCCCACGAATAGCCAATCGTCGCTACCACGACGCCGCCGATGGCGAGCCCCACAAGTTCGGCGACCGCTTCAGAGGCATTGTCAAGCGAGTTGGAAGCCATCAAGTCGCGCGAGTTCACGATCTCAGGAATGAGCGCACGTTTGGCGGGGGTGAACAGCAGTGAGACTGCGGAAGCCACAAACGCCAGCGCGTACGCCCACCCTATGCCGAAGTGAACGACGAATGGAATAGCAAGAACCACGACCATGCGAATCAAATCGGCGGCGATCATGACTCGGCGGCGGTCCAGCCGATCCACGAGAACGCCCGCCACGAGTCCGAAGAGAGCGGCCGGCAAGAGAACGATCCCAAGCATGATGCCCATCTGGAGCATCGAACCGGTGAGCGAGTACACCATGAGCGCCATGGCGATCTGGTTGATCCTATCGCCAGCAACCGAAACGATCTGCCCGATCCAAAGGGATCGGTAGTCCGCCACTCCCAGCGGTGAGAATGTCTTCGAGATCACGTAAGTCCCCCTCGTTTTCGTCGGGTGATCTTACTTGCCTTTAGACGCCCCCGCATCCGACAAGTGCTGCCCGTGCTGCTATTACACCACTGACACTCGATTGCACCAAGCCACGCGTGAGCCCTGCACCATCACCGATCGCAAAGAGGCCTCCGACGGCAGTCTCAAGAGCCTGATTCACCTCAACACGCGAGGAGTAGAATTTCACTTCGACACCGTACAGCAAAGTCCCCGGTCCTGCGATACCCGGCGCGATTGCCTCCATCGCTTCCAGGAACTCCACGATATCCGTCATGTGGCGATACGGAAGCACCGCTGAGAGATCGCCGGCCGTCGCGTGCTCAAGAGTGGGTTCCACTTGAGCCTGGGCGATGCGTTCGGGAGTCGACCGTCGTCCAACCTTCAGGTCGGCGAATCGCTGAACGAGAATACCGCCGCCCAGCAAGTTGGCCAGCTTCGCGATGGAACGGCCGTATGCAATCGGATCCCGGAACGGCTCGGTGAACCTCTGGCTGACGAGCACCGCGAAGTTGGTGTATGGGGTCTTTTCCTCGGCATAGGAATGCCCGTTGACCGTGACGACGTCTCCATAGCTTTCTGTCGTGACCTCGCCGGACGGATTCATGCAGAAGGTGCGAACGACGTCCCCAAACGTCTTTGTGCGATATATGAGCTTCGCCTCATAAAGCGCGTCAGTCAGGCGTTGCATTATCGGAGCAGGACACTCAACACGTACTCCTATGTCGACCGCGTTGTTCACGAGTCCGATCCCGAGGAGGCGCATCTGTCCGGCAAGCCAGTCGGCGCCCTCGCGCCCCGGCGCGACGATGACCCGATCCGCCTCCGCAAACTCACCCGGCGAGAGTTCGATCCCCGTCACATGCCCGTCTTGCACCACGATTCGAGTGACGGGGCATTCGGTGCGAACCGTCACTCCCGCCTGCTTGAGGTAGTTCATCATCGCGTCGAGCACCTGCGGCGAACGGTCGCTCCCCATGTGCCGTATACGCATCGGAATGAGCCTCATGCCAGCCGTCGCAGCTTCGCTCTCCAGCTTTACCGCGGTGTCGGAATCAGGTCCGTACACCTTCGGTGACGCACCGAACTCCAGCCAGATGCGGTCAGCGTACTCAACGAGTGACTGAAGTTCACTGTTCGAAATGTACTCGCCGAGCCACCCGCCCACCTCGGTGGTGAGCGTCAGTTTGCCATCCGAGAAAGCGCCTGCTCCACCCCATCCAGTCATGATGTCGCAGGTCTTGCAGCCGGCGCACGCTGTCCTGCGCGCCGGACAGCGGCGCTTTGCGATCGCGCGCCCCTTCTCAACGACGAGAACGTTCGTGATTCCGGAGCGCACCAACTCAATCGCCGAGAAGATGCCCGCCGGACCAGCGCCGACCACGATCACGTCATAGGTGGAAACCGGCACGTGTGCCTCCTTGGAACTTCCGCAAGACTGTTGCTGGGTCATTGCCCTACATGGGTCTATTGGGAACCGAAACGAACTTGACGAAGCGATCCAGGAAGGCGAGCTGTATCAAGCCTGTCGGCCCATTTCTGTGCTTAGCGACAATCAGTTCCGCCGAACCGAGAGGAGGCCTGTCTTCGCTGGTGTCTTTTGGATCGGTGTTGCGGTCGATGAACATGACCACGTCGGCATCTTGCTCGATTGCACCCGACTCTCGCAGGTCGGAAAGCTGCGGGCGCTTGCCAGCGCGCTGCTCGACAGCACGCGACAGCTGCGACAGAGCGACGATGGGGACCTTGAGTTCTTTGGCGAGTATCTTGAGTCCCCTGGATATCTCGGCGATCTCGGTCTGACGGTTTTCGTTCCGGCGATTCTGCGGCTGCATGAGCTGCAAGTAGTCGACAACGATGAGGCCTTTGGGTTTGTCCCTGAGCTGTCGGCGGGCTTTCGCGCGCAGTTCAAGGATCGAGATGGACGGCGTGTCGTCAACCCAGAAGTCGAGGTTAGCGAGCTTGCCCATCGCCGTGTGGATCGCGTGCCAGTCTGAGTCTTTCACGTATCCGGTGCGAACGTCTTGGAGATTGATTCTGGCTTCCGAGCACAACACGCGCTGGACCAGCTGCTCAGCTCCCATTTCCAGCGAGAACACGGCCACGGCCGTGCCTTGCTTGGCGGCACCTACCGCCATGTTGAGGGCGAGGGCGGTCTTACCCACTGACGGGCGTGCGGCGAGGATGATCAGATCGCCCGCATGCAGGCCGGCCAAGAGCCTGTCGAGATCTTCGAATCCTGTCGGCACTCCCGTGACATGCTGCTTGGCTTCGGCGAGATCCTCGAGTTCTTTGTAGGAGATCTTGAGCAGGTCGTTGATGTACTTGAAGTTGCTTTGAACTCGCTTGTTCGTAACGTCGAAAACTAGCTTCTCGGCATCGCCGACGACGGCATCGAGGTCGTCGGGCGCGTCGTAGCCGAGTGCCACGATCTGCGTGCCCGCACCGATCAACTGCCTGAGCATCGACGTGCGCTTCACAATCTCGGCGTAGCGCGGCCAGTTCGCAGCCGTGGGCACGACACCCGTGACGTCGAGCAGGTACGGCTTGCCGCCTGCGGCCTCTAGGTCTCCGACGGCCTCGAGCCGATCTGCCACCGACAGGTGGTCCACCGGAACCGACCGCGCGTAGAGGTCGCTCATCGCCGAGAAGATGCGTGAGTGGGCCGGACGATAGAAGTCTTCCGGATGCAGAAGCGCCAAGGCACCTTCGACCGCCTCGGCCGACAGAAACATCGCGCCGAGCGTAGCCTGTTCCGCTTCGAGATTGTGAGGAGGTACCCTGTCGGCGGCCACTGCCGCACGCATGCGGACGCCTCTGTCCATTGTGTCAGCCAAGGTAGAGACTCCCTCCCACGAGTGTGCCCATCACGCGCTTGCGCGTACGTATGGATGATATGCGAGCGCAGTGACATTTTCTTGGCTGCATATCTGCATCCACAGGGCTAAGTGGACAGGACTGCAGGTCTGACCTGCGGATGAACGAGTTATCCACAGTGTCCACCAGTTACCGGCGGACTTGCAGACACGCAAAGGCGGCGCCGCCCAAAATGGGGCTGCGCCGCCGTTTGTTCGCGCCGGGGACCTTCCAGAAGCCGAGAGTTACTCGACTTCGGCAGCCTGCTCGGCGGTCTCTTCGACGATCTCAACGTGTGCTTCGCCATCAGCATCAACGCCTTCGACTTCCGCGACGGCCGTCACGGGGACCTCGGGGGCCTTATAGCCTTCGGGCACAACGTTGACAGTGACCTGCGCCTTGATGTCACGGTACAGAGCGACTTCGACCACGTGGGGCCCGACCGCCTTGATTTGTCCGTGGGTCTCGATCTGACGGCGATCGATGTCGATGCCCAAGGTTGTGCTGATCGCGGCTTGAATCATCGTGGTGGTGACGGAGCCAAAGAGGCGACCTTCGTCGCCGACCTTCGCTTCAACATTGATGACCTTATCGCCCAGACGCTCGACGAGGCTGTTCGCCCCTTCGCGGCGTTGATCCTCGCGCACGCGGATGTTCTTACCGCGCTGCTCGAGCTGCTTCAGGTTCCCGGCAGTCGCCTCAATGGCGAACTTGCGCGGAAACAGATAGTTGACCGCAAAACCGTTGGCGACGTCGACGACATCACCCTCGCTTCCGCGACCTTTGAGTTCCTGCAATAGGATGACCTTCATTGTTACTCCTCTAAGTCGCCGAACGGTATACCGCCCGGACGGCAGTTCAGCCTAGCGATCCGACACTTCGTGCTCCGGCGCCGACGGGGTGAAACCGTCACGCGGCAGCCGTCGGAAGTTGAACCAGAAATCCACCAGCCCGGTGAAACTCACCGCAAGGGTCAGCGCGTCGAGCACCGCAAACCCGACAAGTCCAAACACCCGGCCGACAGATGAGATGCCGACCTTCTCAAGCACTGCGGCCATTACGCTCAGCCCTTGGATGAACAGGAAGGGCCATGCGCAGAGCAACAGGTTTGTCCCGACGGTCCCCATGGCGGCAGCCATCGGTATCGAACTGTATGACGCCGCCAACAAGAACAGGCCGGAGACAAAAGCCCACAGAATATGTGGAGTAAGATCCAGCTGCTTCAGAGACGGGATCTCAATCGGCTGCTCCAGTTTCTTCGCGCTCCAACCTACGACCATGATCGTGATGACGCCGACAAACACAGCCTCACGAAAGTACCATCCCGGCCAAATCGTGCCGAAGAGCCTCGCTGCAGAGCTCAACTGTGAAAGCAGCTCGGCACTCGCAGAAGACCCGAGTCCCTTGCCGAACTCATCGAACAACGTCGCGATCTGAACCGAAACCGTAGTACCCACCAATCGCGCGGCCAAGGCGGAAACACCTACGGTTGCCGCCGCCAATACCCCGATCAGTACGACCGCGATCCTCTGCACGCTTGTGCGCGGCAGCATGAGCACCGTGAAGAACACCGCAAGCACCACGGGAATCACAAACACGGCGCTGACCGGACTCATTGCGATAGCCGCCACGCTGCCGACAACCGCACCGAACACAGCCGCGCTCAGACGGTCCTGATACACGAGCCCGGCCACTCCGGCTGCCGCGATCGGCACCCCGACATATGGCAACATCGGCGCAAGGACAACGCCGAATATCGTGGCCACGGAAAGCAGCAACGTGTCGAACATGCGTGTAGAACTGGTCTTCACTTCAGGAATTACCTGCCACCCCTGCGATCGATGCGGCCGCTGATGACCGGCACGGTATAGGGAACGAGCGCCATCTCACGAGCGCGCTTGATCGCCATCGAAAGAGAATGCTGGTGCTGGGCGCATGTGCCTGACACACGACGAGGCTTGATCTTGCCACGGTCGGTCATGTACTTGCGAAGCAACTGCACATCCTTGTAGTCGATGTACTCAGAGTGATCCTTGCAAAACTGGCAATACTTGCGCCGAGGCTTGCGTGCAAAATCGGACATGTTTTTGACCTCCTTCCGCGATTTTCGTAGTCGCGGTACGTGCGAATCGGTACGCGCCCGAGGGGAGGGCGCGCCTTGGTTTCCCTAGAACGGAATATCGTCCTCGAAGACAGGAGCGGGTGCAGGTGCAGGTGTCGGAGCGCTGTAGGAGCCGCGATCACCACTGCCGCCACCCTCGCCACGAGGGGTCATGAACTCGATATCGTCAGCGACGACTTCGATCTTGCTGCGCTTGTCGCCGCTATTCTTGTCGGTCCATTGGCTCCAGCGGAGCTTGCCCTCGACGAAGACCTTCGATCCCTTCGAGAGAAAACGCGACAGCGACTCACCACGGGCTCCGAAGACGACTACATCGACGTAGTTCGGAAAATCCTCCCACTCGCCGGACTGAGCGTTCTTGCGACGGTCGTTGACAGCCACGCCCATCTGCAGAATGGCCATGCCGCCGCCGGTTGAACGGAGTTCCGGGTCGCGGGTGAGGTTCCCGCTTATGCAAACGCGATTGATGCTCATTTGAAAACCACCTTCTGACGTAAGCGGAATAGGGACACCGTCCGAATCCGCTGATGCCGGCCGAGAACGAGGACTAGTCTTTGTCCTCGCGCTGTAGGAGCATGAAGCGGATCACAGGATCGGTAATTCGCAGCACGCGGTCCAGCTCGGCAACTTTGGCCGGTGCGGTGTGGAAATCGAAGAGAACGTAGTCCCCCTCGGCAACCTTGCCGATCTCAAAGGCCAGCTTGCGCTTGCCCCACGAGTTGACGGCATCCACCACACCCCCGTCGGCGGTGATGACGCCCTGGACCTTGTCCAGAACGCCCGCGCGGGTCTCTTCGTCGAGAGAGGGGTTGAGCAGAAGCAATAGTTCGTAAGCCTTCACTTTGTCACCTCCCTTGGGCTGAAGGTCGGCCCCGGGACCGTGAAGGCAGCTGCCCGGAGCAGGAAATGAGCCTGTGGAGTGTATCACTGGCCCGCCACTGCCGCAACATCGTCGCTTAAGGCACTGACAGGAACCTGAACGGTACCTTTCCGCTTCCCGCGCCAGAGCGGCCAGAGCGCTCCCAGGGCGAATAGAACCGCCAGCAGCGTCAGCGACACAGTGCGCACGCCGCCCCTCACCGCACTCAACGCCTTGGATGCAAGATTATCGAGGCATTCCCTCACGACCTCATACGCCGACGCCTGCTCCCCCGCCGAGCCGGCAACGCCTGCGGGCACTGCCACAGGGACCGAACCGACAGCGCCGGCGGGCACGCTCGAGCCGGCAACTGTCACGCCGGGCGCAAGCACATCTCCCGCGCTCGCAGTTCTTGATGCGGCGCCCGCCGTTTCCACGGGTACGGCCGCCGCGCTCGGCGCTGGGCTTCCTGCCACCGCCGAGCTGGCGCTGCCAGCCTGAGCGGTGTTCCCAGCTGCGGCAGCCGCAGGCTGACTGCCGGGCTGCGGCGTCGCTACGGCCGGAGGAGCCATCACGCTCATGGGGTCGAGATACAAACCGTTGCGGCGCAATCCAACATGCACATGGGAGATCGTCGTAGAAGGGTCTCCTTCGCCGGCAATGATGCCCAGCACTGCGCCCTCGGCGACCTGCTCTCCTTTCACGACTGTCACCGACCTGAACGGGAACAGCGTGACATCGCCTTTCTCGGTGGCAAGCGTCACGGCAAGCACTGTGCCTCCGCCGGGACCCGGTATGCGGCCTACGAAGGTCACACTCCCCCCGAACGGCGCGCAGACTCCCGCGCCATCCTCGGCGGCCACATCAGCTCCCGTGTGGGTGCTCGATGAACCATCGGCAGCCGAGTAGGCGCCCCCAAACGCGCACGTCACTGTACCGGCACGCTGGAGCGGCCAACCCGCATACGCAGGCGCCGGCTGTCCGACAGTCGCCGCCACTGCAAGAATGCATGCGAAAAAAGCCACGGCGCGGGCGCTGAATCTGCGACCGGGTAGCGGAACCGCCCCCGCCCTCGTTCTGATCTTTGACACCATTCGAACCACTCCTGCCTTTGTCGGCAAGAGGGGGAGTCTCTTGAGGCACTATACGAACATATGTTCTACACCGACTGCGAACGCCTGTAAAGTGCCTCGGCAAAACAAAAGACCGCCCGAGGGACCGGGCGGCCGAGTCGTACTCTTGGAGCGGGTGACGGGATTCGAACCCGCAACATTCAGCTTGGGAAGCTGACGCTCTACCATTGAACTACACCCGCACGCTGGGAGAGTGTATCCCAGCCCTGAGCGATGCTGCAACGAGAAAACGTCGTCAGCAGTGTTGCCGGCGACGTTTTCGCAGCGTGCAGTGAAAAACGAGCTACTTGCCGATCTTGAACATCTTCGTGCCACACTCGGGGCATGTGCCCTGGGTGGCCGGACGCCCGTTCTTCATGGTGATTTCCTGAGGATCCTTGATCTCCCTCTTGCTCTTGCACTTCACGCAGTAGCCTTCTTTAGCAGCCATTCGCGCAATCACCTCCTTGACGATGTGATCGTGTCTTCAACGTTGCACACAATCCCGTGCTGTCCAGTACGATCTTTCCCCCAACAAATGGCTCGTGCAACCATTCAAGTCTACCTATTCCGCGGTATTTGTCACGCCCCGTCATTTCTGGCGCTCTCCTCGGCGGAGTCTCCACGCCGTCGAAGGACGCGCGCTCCCCACGCAAGCGCCGCCGAGCACACCACGACGAGACCGCCCCAAACCGCGGCACCTGTTGCCCAGAAAGGCTCGGGGAAGGTCTGAATGAGCAGGGAATCGGCAGGAAACTCCCAGTTGCCCGCCGAGAAAAACACTCCGTGAAAAGCTCGGAAAAACGCATCAAAGTCGACCAGCCCTGCCAGCGCGCCAAGAACGATGCAACCGACACCTGTGATCGCAGCCACGCTCATCGCCGAGGCGATCGCGGTCCTGTCACGCCGAGACCACCTCACCGCAATCCATATCATCGCCAGCACCGCCGGCACCGCGGTAGCCCAACGCGCCCCCACCAGTACGCGGCGCACATCGAGCAGGTGCGAGACCGCATCGGCGTCGAATCCGGATCGTCCATCCACCGTCGCAGGCAACGTGGTCGCTTCGTCGTTGACAACGAAGTCTCGCACCTGCTCGGCGACGGCCGAAATTCGATCCCGAGACAGGCCCGCTTGCGCGGCGAGGGAGTACTGCGACGACAAGACCCGCGTGAAAGCGGGCGTGAACAGAGGCAGAATGGTGAGTCCGAGAACCGCGAATGCGATGAGCGCACCAACGACCCCTGCTTGCACCCTGCGCACGCTAGTCCTCCATCATGGAGAGCAACTCATCGTCGCGAACTGGAGGAATCAGTGCCGAGGCGACCACAACGCGGTCCCCACCCATCTCGACGGCGGCGGCCAGCGCTCCGTCGGCGGCATCGAGCAGCTCGTCGGCCGTCACCCCGTCGTCGGGAAGCGATGCCACCCCGATCGAGACCGTGACTCCGACGTCGTCGACGCGCGCGGCGGCAATCCCCGATCGCAGGCACTCGGCAAGCGCAGCGGCATCCTCTGCACCTGGGGCCCCACGGGCTTCCGCCCTCTCGGCGAGCAGCACTGCGAACTCCTCGCCACCGAGGCGTGCCACGAGGTTCGCGGTCACCATCTCGTCGCCCGCCAGACCAACGCACCGCGTGATCTCGGCGGCTATGCGCCTCAGGAGAAGATCACCGCGCTCGATGCCAAAGCGGCGGTTGAATTCGCCAAAGTTGT is a window encoding:
- a CDS encoding DUF2232 domain-containing protein produces the protein MFDTLLLSVATIFGVVLAPMLPYVGVPIAAAGVAGLVYQDRLSAAVFGAVVGSVAAIAMSPVSAVFVIPVVLAVFFTVLMLPRTSVQRIAVVLIGVLAAATVGVSALAARLVGTTVSVQIATLFDEFGKGLGSSASAELLSQLSSAARLFGTIWPGWYFREAVFVGVITIMVVGWSAKKLEQPIEIPSLKQLDLTPHILWAFVSGLFLLAASYSSIPMAAAMGTVGTNLLLCAWPFLFIQGLSVMAAVLEKVGISSVGRVFGLVGFAVLDALTLAVSFTGLVDFWFNFRRLPRDGFTPSAPEHEVSDR
- a CDS encoding M23 family metallopeptidase, which codes for MSKIRTRAGAVPLPGRRFSARAVAFFACILAVAATVGQPAPAYAGWPLQRAGTVTCAFGGAYSAADGSSSTHTGADVAAEDGAGVCAPFGGSVTFVGRIPGPGGGTVLAVTLATEKGDVTLFPFRSVTVVKGEQVAEGAVLGIIAGEGDPSTTISHVHVGLRRNGLYLDPMSVMAPPAVATPQPGSQPAAAAAGNTAQAGSASSAVAGSPAPSAAAVPVETAGAASRTASAGDVLAPGVTVAGSSVPAGAVGSVPVAVPAGVAGSAGEQASAYEVVRECLDNLASKALSAVRGGVRTVSLTLLAVLFALGALWPLWRGKRKGTVQVPVSALSDDVAAVAGQ
- a CDS encoding 50S ribosomal protein L9: MKVILLQELKGRGSEGDVVDVANGFAVNYLFPRKFAIEATAGNLKQLEQRGKNIRVREDQRREGANSLVERLGDKVINVEAKVGDEGRLFGSVTTTMIQAAISTTLGIDIDRRQIETHGQIKAVGPHVVEVALYRDIKAQVTVNVVPEGYKAPEVPVTAVAEVEGVDADGEAHVEIVEETAEQAAEVE
- a CDS encoding single-stranded DNA-binding protein, with amino-acid sequence MSINRVCISGNLTRDPELRSTGGGMAILQMGVAVNDRRKNAQSGEWEDFPNYVDVVVFGARGESLSRFLSKGSKVFVEGKLRWSQWTDKNSGDKRSKIEVVADDIEFMTPRGEGGGSGDRGSYSAPTPAPAPAPVFEDDIPF
- a CDS encoding DUF1461 domain-containing protein, whose protein sequence is MRRVQAGVVGALIAFAVLGLTILPLFTPAFTRVLSSQYSLAAQAGLSRDRISAVAEQVRDFVVNDEATTLPATVDGRSGFDADAVSHLLDVRRVLVGARWATAVPAVLAMIWIAVRWSRRDRTAIASAMSVAAITGVGCIVLGALAGLVDFDAFFRAFHGVFFSAGNWEFPADSLLIQTFPEPFWATGAAVWGGLVVVCSAALAWGARVLRRRGDSAEESARNDGA
- a CDS encoding 30S ribosomal protein S6, which encodes MKAYELLLLLNPSLDEETRAGVLDKVQGVITADGGVVDAVNSWGKRKLAFEIGKVAEGDYVLFDFHTAPAKVAELDRVLRITDPVIRFMLLQREDKD
- a CDS encoding 30S ribosomal protein S18, which encodes MSDFARKPRRKYCQFCKDHSEYIDYKDVQLLRKYMTDRGKIKPRRVSGTCAQHQHSLSMAIKRAREMALVPYTVPVISGRIDRRGGR
- the dnaB gene encoding replicative DNA helicase, with the translated sequence MRAAVAADRVPPHNLEAEQATLGAMFLSAEAVEGALALLHPEDFYRPAHSRIFSAMSDLYARSVPVDHLSVADRLEAVGDLEAAGGKPYLLDVTGVVPTAANWPRYAEIVKRTSMLRQLIGAGTQIVALGYDAPDDLDAVVGDAEKLVFDVTNKRVQSNFKYINDLLKISYKELEDLAEAKQHVTGVPTGFEDLDRLLAGLHAGDLIILAARPSVGKTALALNMAVGAAKQGTAVAVFSLEMGAEQLVQRVLCSEARINLQDVRTGYVKDSDWHAIHTAMGKLANLDFWVDDTPSISILELRAKARRQLRDKPKGLIVVDYLQLMQPQNRRNENRQTEIAEISRGLKILAKELKVPIVALSQLSRAVEQRAGKRPQLSDLRESGAIEQDADVVMFIDRNTDPKDTSEDRPPLGSAELIVAKHRNGPTGLIQLAFLDRFVKFVSVPNRPM